One Amycolatopsis sp. NBC_00355 genomic window carries:
- a CDS encoding sigma-70 family RNA polymerase sigma factor: MSVQTLERESRGIRERIPAQTSEEPVSAGAFAEGDLDAPSPAADLVRVYLNGIGKTALLSAADEVELAKRIEAGVFAQHMLDTGENLTSKRRTELSALVRDGHVAKNHLLEANLRLVVSLAKRYTGRGMPLLDLIQEGNLGLIRAVEKFDYSKGFKFSTYATWWIRQAITRGMADQGRTIRLPVHLVEQVNKLARIKRDLHQQLGRDATHDELAAESGIPAHKISDLLDHSRDPVSLDMPVGAEEDAPLGDFIEDSEATDAESAVISGLLQDDLRRVLATLDDREQFVIRLRYGLDDGQPRTLDQIGKHFGLSRERVRQIEREVMSKLRQGERADRLRAYAS, encoded by the coding sequence ATGTCAGTCCAGACTCTCGAACGCGAGTCGCGCGGGATTCGCGAACGTATCCCGGCTCAGACGTCCGAGGAGCCGGTGAGCGCGGGGGCGTTCGCCGAAGGCGACCTCGACGCCCCGAGCCCCGCCGCCGACCTGGTGCGTGTCTACCTCAACGGCATCGGCAAGACGGCGCTGCTGTCCGCCGCCGACGAGGTGGAGCTCGCCAAGCGCATCGAAGCCGGCGTTTTCGCCCAGCACATGCTGGACACCGGGGAGAATCTCACCTCCAAGCGGCGCACCGAGCTGTCCGCTCTGGTCCGTGACGGGCACGTGGCGAAGAACCACCTGCTCGAGGCGAACCTGCGCCTGGTCGTCTCGCTGGCCAAGCGCTACACCGGCCGGGGGATGCCGCTGCTGGACCTGATCCAGGAGGGGAACCTGGGCCTGATCCGCGCGGTGGAGAAGTTCGACTACTCCAAGGGGTTCAAGTTCTCGACCTACGCCACCTGGTGGATCCGGCAGGCCATCACCCGGGGCATGGCCGACCAGGGCCGCACCATCCGGCTCCCGGTCCACCTGGTGGAACAGGTCAACAAGCTCGCCCGCATCAAGCGCGACCTGCACCAGCAGCTCGGGCGCGACGCGACGCACGACGAGCTGGCCGCGGAGTCGGGCATCCCGGCCCACAAGATCTCCGACCTGCTCGACCACTCGCGTGACCCGGTAAGCCTGGACATGCCGGTGGGCGCGGAGGAGGACGCCCCGCTCGGTGACTTCATCGAAGACTCCGAGGCGACCGACGCCGAGAGCGCCGTGATCTCCGGCCTGCTGCAGGACGACCTGCGCCGCGTGCTCGCGACGCTGGACGACCGCGAGCAGTTCGTCATCCGGCTGCGCTACGGCCTGGACGACGGCCAGCCCCGCACCCTCGACCAGATCGGCAAGCACTTCGGGCTGTCCCGCGAGCGCGTCCGCCAGATCGAGCGCGAGGTCATGTCCAAGCTCCGCCAGGGCGAGCGCGCGGACCGGCTCCGCGCCTACGCCAGCTGA
- the dtd gene encoding D-aminoacyl-tRNA deacylase has product MRAVAARVTRADVTVDDEVVGAITEPGLLVLLGIHADDDAAKAATMARKLHELRILRDEESCATVNAPLLVVSQFTLYGDTKKGRRPSWTRAARPEVAEPLVEAVVAALRDRGATVATGRFGAMMAVSSVNDGPFTVLVEV; this is encoded by the coding sequence GTGAGGGCGGTCGCGGCCCGCGTCACCCGGGCGGACGTGACGGTGGACGACGAGGTGGTCGGCGCGATCACCGAACCCGGTCTGCTTGTGCTGCTGGGAATCCACGCGGACGACGACGCCGCGAAGGCCGCGACGATGGCGCGCAAATTGCACGAGTTGCGCATCCTGCGTGACGAGGAATCATGCGCGACGGTGAATGCGCCGTTGCTCGTGGTGAGCCAGTTCACGCTCTACGGCGACACGAAGAAAGGGCGCCGGCCGTCGTGGACGCGGGCCGCGCGGCCGGAGGTCGCCGAACCGTTGGTGGAGGCCGTGGTGGCCGCGCTGCGCGACCGCGGCGCCACCGTCGCGACCGGGCGTTTCGGGGCGATGATGGCGGTATCGAGCGTCAACGACGGTCCGTTCACCGTTCTCGTAGAGGTCTAG
- a CDS encoding DUF7782 domain-containing protein has protein sequence MSTRSVLPDLSDDVCARLREAFRRTSYDADGVVGALGGAAHAALGRSEPEPADRASRDAGDLGTLIRLFLLGGTEPETAVKAAFAPLTPEDAAAAGLLDAVAGGYRAALDVRPHGDEEGSWWVVSDLDADVLGATVPEDHVLGVGHASLSLIRATTRRPVGTLLDLGTGNGVQALHATRHARRVTAADVSARALALAAATFRLNELDVELVRGEWFAPVARRKFDQVVCNPPFVVGPARVDYTYRDSGLAGDDASALVIRQLPGFLNDDGVGQLLASWLHTGKEDWADRVSRWLPAETDAWFVQRDVADPALYVGTWLRDAGIEPRSPEGRAKAAAWLDWFTANDVRGIGFGFVTLRRAAGRTPTVVCEDLRQAYDDPLGPEAAGWLDRVEWLRNSGSLLDVRFVVPDTVLLESVEEPGDEGWTTSIRRLHRTDGPGWQHEVDDLAARLLAGCRGALPLEDLIELLAAAQGLEADELAAAALPVVRELVRHGMLVPARR, from the coding sequence GGAACCGGCGGACCGGGCCAGCCGGGACGCGGGCGACCTCGGCACGCTGATCCGGCTGTTCCTGCTCGGCGGCACCGAACCGGAGACCGCGGTCAAGGCCGCGTTCGCGCCGCTGACACCGGAAGACGCCGCCGCGGCCGGCCTGCTGGACGCCGTCGCCGGCGGCTACCGCGCCGCCCTCGACGTCCGCCCGCACGGCGACGAGGAGGGCTCCTGGTGGGTCGTCTCCGACCTCGACGCCGACGTGCTGGGCGCCACCGTGCCCGAGGACCACGTGCTCGGCGTCGGCCACGCTTCGCTGTCGCTGATCCGCGCCACCACCCGCCGCCCGGTCGGCACCCTGCTCGACCTGGGCACCGGCAACGGCGTCCAGGCACTGCACGCGACCCGGCACGCGCGGCGCGTCACCGCCGCCGACGTCTCGGCGCGGGCGCTCGCACTGGCCGCGGCGACGTTCCGGCTCAACGAGCTGGACGTCGAGCTGGTCCGCGGCGAGTGGTTCGCGCCGGTCGCGCGGCGGAAGTTCGACCAGGTCGTCTGCAATCCGCCGTTCGTGGTCGGCCCGGCGCGCGTCGACTACACCTACCGCGACTCCGGGCTGGCCGGCGACGACGCGAGCGCGCTCGTCATCCGGCAGCTGCCGGGGTTCCTGAACGACGACGGCGTCGGCCAGCTGCTGGCTTCCTGGCTGCACACCGGAAAAGAGGACTGGGCCGACCGGGTGAGCCGCTGGCTGCCCGCGGAGACGGACGCCTGGTTCGTCCAGCGCGACGTCGCCGACCCGGCGCTCTACGTCGGCACGTGGCTGCGGGACGCGGGCATCGAACCGCGCTCCCCCGAAGGCCGGGCGAAGGCGGCGGCGTGGCTCGACTGGTTCACCGCCAACGACGTCCGGGGCATCGGCTTCGGTTTCGTGACGCTGCGCCGCGCGGCCGGGCGCACCCCGACCGTCGTCTGCGAAGACCTGCGGCAGGCCTACGACGACCCGCTGGGCCCGGAAGCGGCGGGCTGGCTGGACCGCGTCGAATGGCTGCGCAATTCCGGTTCGTTGCTCGATGTCCGATTTGTCGTGCCCGACACCGTTTTGCTGGAAAGCGTCGAAGAACCGGGTGACGAAGGCTGGACGACGTCGATCCGGCGGTTGCACCGCACCGACGGGCCGGGCTGGCAGCACGAGGTCGACGACCTGGCCGCGCGGCTGCTCGCGGGCTGCCGCGGCGCCCTGCCCCTGGAAGACCTCATCGAGCTGCTCGCGGCCGCCCAGGGCCTCGAAGCGGACGAACTGGCCGCCGCCGCGCTGCCCGTCGTCCGCGAGCTCGTCCGGCACGGCATGCTCGTCCCGGCGCGGCGGTGA